In one window of Campylobacter hepaticus DNA:
- the dnaJ gene encoding molecular chaperone DnaJ: MEINYYEILEITQSADKETIKKAYRKMALQYHPDRNQGDKEAEDKFKLVNEAYEVLSNDEKRAIYDRYGKDALKNGGFSSNSGFGGFEDLGDLFSSFFGEGFGASSRRRKNSHDEKIPSDFVMNLKLSFKEAIFGCKKNIEFTYKSSCKTCNGTGAKEGKTQTCPKCKGRGQVGISQGFITFAQTCPDCQGSGEKITQKCETCKGLAYSEVKDSIELNIPEGVDTGMKLRVNNKGNILKNGTRGDMYVKIIASEDETFIRDGEDIYIEFPVFFTQAILGQSIKVPTIRGEALLTLPKGVKDGQRFVLEKEGVKDIHSSRKGNQIVQIAIKFPNTLNEEQKELLEKLSESFGIKDGMHQEQKGLFEKITQWFKS, from the coding sequence GTGGAAATAAATTATTATGAAATTTTAGAGATTACGCAAAGCGCTGATAAAGAAACTATAAAAAAAGCTTATAGAAAAATGGCTTTACAATATCATCCTGATAGAAATCAAGGTGATAAAGAAGCTGAAGATAAATTTAAATTAGTCAATGAAGCTTATGAGGTTTTAAGCAATGATGAAAAGCGTGCTATTTATGATAGATATGGAAAAGATGCTTTAAAAAATGGTGGATTTTCTAGCAATTCAGGTTTTGGCGGTTTTGAAGATTTGGGAGATTTATTTTCTAGTTTTTTTGGAGAGGGTTTTGGCGCTTCATCACGCCGTAGAAAAAATTCACACGATGAAAAAATTCCTTCAGATTTTGTAATGAATTTAAAATTGAGTTTTAAAGAAGCCATTTTTGGTTGTAAAAAAAATATAGAATTTACTTATAAAAGTTCTTGTAAGACTTGCAATGGAACAGGGGCTAAAGAAGGAAAAACTCAAACTTGTCCAAAATGTAAAGGTAGGGGTCAAGTTGGTATTTCTCAAGGTTTTATTACTTTTGCTCAAACTTGTCCTGATTGTCAAGGAAGTGGGGAGAAAATTACTCAAAAATGTGAAACTTGTAAGGGTTTAGCTTATAGTGAAGTTAAAGATAGTATAGAGCTTAATATACCTGAGGGTGTGGATACGGGCATGAAACTTCGTGTAAATAATAAAGGCAATATTCTTAAAAACGGCACTAGGGGTGATATGTATGTTAAGATTATAGCTAGTGAAGATGAAACTTTTATAAGAGATGGTGAAGATATTTATATAGAATTTCCTGTGTTTTTCACTCAAGCTATTTTAGGACAAAGTATTAAAGTTCCCACCATACGCGGAGAAGCGCTTTTAACTTTGCCAAAAGGGGTTAAAGATGGGCAAAGATTTGTGCTTGAAAAAGAAGGAGTAAAAGATATACACAGTTCTCGCAAAGGCAATCAAATCGTTCAAATTGCTATTAAATTTCCTAATACTTTAAATGAAGAACAAAAAGAACTTTTAGAAAAGCTTAGTGAAAGTTTTGGTATAAAAGATGGTATGCATCAAGAACAAAAAGGGCTTTTTGAAAAAATCACTCAGTGGTTTAAGTCTTAA
- a CDS encoding RDD family protein, with translation MRENLQERLERENLKIASFTKRVLAFLIDDMIISLIIFIIFYDRLMQAKDILETTQIIGNFYLGLILLHFSYQTIFTYLYGASLGKIVCKIIILDENLLDKPNLIQSCIRSAIRQVSAMVFMLGFAWALSNNLRKSWEDYLARTIVVDVG, from the coding sequence ATGAGAGAAAATTTACAAGAACGTTTAGAGCGCGAAAACCTAAAAATAGCAAGTTTTACAAAAAGAGTCTTAGCCTTTTTAATTGACGATATGATTATTTCTTTAATCATATTTATCATTTTTTATGATCGTTTAATGCAAGCAAAAGATATACTTGAAACAACTCAAATTATAGGTAATTTTTATCTTGGTTTGATTTTGCTTCATTTTAGCTATCAAACCATTTTCACCTATCTTTATGGCGCAAGTTTAGGAAAAATAGTATGCAAGATCATCATCTTAGATGAAAATCTTTTAGATAAACCTAATCTCATTCAAAGTTGCATTAGATCTGCAATAAGACAAGTTAGTGCTATGGTTTTCATGCTTGGATTTGCTTGGGCTTTAAGCAATAATTTACGCAAAAGCTGGGAGGATTATTTAGCAAGGACAATAGTAGTTGATGTGGGCTAA
- a CDS encoding low molecular weight protein-tyrosine-phosphatase produces the protein MKKICFICLGNICRSPMAEFIMKDLLQKAKLEKDFFITSAGTSKQHQGECMHHKTQNKLIKANIPHQAFKSKPLTQKLCDESDFLITMDQANFKYVQKNFINTQNKILKITDFTPELAYDEVPDPWYSGNFDETYQILSLACKNLLNFFQK, from the coding sequence ATGAAAAAAATATGCTTTATTTGCCTAGGTAATATATGCCGCTCACCCATGGCTGAATTTATCATGAAAGATCTTCTTCAAAAAGCTAAATTAGAAAAAGATTTTTTCATCACAAGTGCAGGAACTTCAAAACAACATCAAGGAGAATGTATGCACCATAAAACTCAAAACAAACTCATCAAAGCTAATATACCCCATCAAGCTTTTAAAAGTAAACCACTCACTCAAAAACTTTGCGATGAAAGTGATTTTTTAATCACCATGGATCAGGCTAATTTTAAATATGTTCAAAAAAATTTTATCAATACTCAAAATAAAATATTAAAAATTACTGATTTTACCCCTGAATTAGCTTATGATGAAGTACCTGATCCTTGGTATAGTGGGAATTTTGATGAAACTTATCAAATTTTATCTTTAGCTTGCAAAAATTTACTCAACTTTTTCCAAAAATAA
- a CDS encoding LPS-assembly protein LptD, whose amino-acid sequence MWAKLTLFLAASISLHAAQIDIYALDAKKEGDILVANDDVVIFSDFYFITAKKAIYNEKTGDLELFDDVNILRGQNERSHSDYAKINLNSNQAHFRNFFFANNNLEVWFQSKQSQLNNKIFKSKISAVSSCNVEDPDWEIRFSEGWLNRESNFVHLYNAKLYVKNTPVFYLPYFGFSADTHRKSGLLIPKIVLKSSEGLYYEQPIYIATHENWDLELNPQIRTNRGFALYSTLRFLDSTYSTGELNFGTFRENTSYYRDENLKNQTHYGVELKYSRDNLIKSLLSDNFQEGLWIDATYLNDVDYLNLRSRDYRDLNSLVSSKINYFLADENNFYGAYAKYYIDTSKLNNNTTLQEYPSFQYHRFLNNLFDERLRYSFDASFHNFYRPSGSYANELNLDLPISYHNAFFEGFLHFTFTERFYASFVNYTNDPEKNHEHYYANIHDFNIYTDLSKAYNTFFHTLNLGINYVLPGGKSGQITQDYLKQYKKENEHTNLYAVQYFYDTQGQKKIKHTIALDYLNKEKQFNELENLLTYYFNENTNFNSEILYSYKQNRFTNIISQIETKLNSQFNWMFSHAYQNDEYGKYSFIGTRANYILTPNYNLFSGIWFDTQRAHANMWELGYTYQRKCWNYSLMYRERIDPQLTSGGITAKNQSGIYFIFNFYPLGGVKYDFSIAESENKI is encoded by the coding sequence ATGTGGGCTAAATTAACTTTATTTTTAGCTGCTAGTATAAGTTTACATGCAGCACAAATTGACATTTATGCCCTTGATGCTAAAAAAGAAGGTGATATATTAGTTGCAAATGATGATGTTGTTATTTTTTCTGATTTTTATTTTATCACTGCTAAAAAAGCTATTTACAATGAAAAAACAGGAGATCTTGAACTCTTTGATGATGTAAATATACTAAGAGGACAAAATGAAAGATCTCATTCTGATTATGCTAAAATCAATTTAAATTCTAATCAAGCTCATTTTCGTAATTTCTTTTTTGCTAACAATAATCTTGAAGTATGGTTTCAAAGCAAACAAAGTCAGTTAAATAATAAGATTTTCAAAAGTAAAATTTCAGCTGTTTCAAGTTGTAATGTTGAAGATCCTGATTGGGAAATCCGTTTTTCAGAAGGCTGGCTTAATAGAGAAAGCAATTTTGTACACTTATACAATGCAAAATTATATGTAAAAAATACCCCTGTTTTTTATCTTCCTTATTTTGGTTTTAGTGCCGATACTCACAGAAAAAGCGGTCTTTTAATCCCCAAAATCGTTTTAAAAAGTAGCGAAGGCTTATATTATGAACAGCCCATTTATATAGCCACTCATGAAAATTGGGACTTAGAACTTAATCCCCAAATTAGGACAAATCGTGGTTTTGCGCTTTACTCAACTTTAAGATTTCTTGATTCTACTTATTCAACAGGAGAATTAAATTTTGGTACCTTTAGGGAAAACACCTCTTATTATCGTGATGAAAATTTAAAAAATCAAACCCATTATGGAGTGGAATTAAAATACTCAAGAGATAATTTAATCAAATCTTTATTAAGCGATAATTTTCAAGAAGGTTTATGGATAGATGCAACCTATCTTAATGATGTAGATTATTTAAATCTTAGAAGCAGAGATTATCGTGATCTTAATTCACTTGTAAGCTCTAAAATCAATTATTTTTTAGCCGATGAAAACAATTTTTATGGGGCTTATGCAAAATATTATATTGATACTTCAAAACTCAATAATAACACCACCTTACAAGAATATCCTAGCTTTCAATACCATAGGTTCTTAAACAATCTTTTTGATGAACGTTTAAGGTATTCTTTTGATGCTTCATTTCATAATTTTTATCGCCCCTCTGGCTCTTATGCAAATGAATTAAATTTAGATTTGCCTATATCTTATCATAATGCTTTTTTTGAAGGTTTCTTGCATTTTACTTTCACAGAAAGATTTTATGCTTCTTTTGTAAATTATACCAATGATCCAGAAAAAAATCACGAACATTATTATGCAAACATCCATGATTTTAACATTTATACAGATCTTTCTAAAGCTTATAATACTTTCTTTCATACTTTAAATTTAGGCATAAATTACGTCTTACCTGGAGGAAAATCAGGTCAAATCACTCAAGATTATCTTAAACAGTATAAAAAAGAAAACGAACATACTAATCTTTATGCTGTACAGTATTTTTATGATACTCAAGGACAAAAAAAAATCAAACATACTATTGCTCTTGATTATCTAAATAAAGAAAAACAATTTAATGAATTAGAAAATCTTTTAACTTATTATTTTAATGAAAATACTAATTTTAATAGTGAAATCCTTTATTCTTACAAACAAAATCGTTTCACTAATATCATAAGCCAAATAGAAACAAAATTAAATTCTCAATTTAACTGGATGTTCTCTCATGCTTATCAAAATGATGAATATGGAAAATACAGTTTTATTGGCACACGAGCAAATTACATTCTTACACCTAATTATAATCTATTTAGTGGTATTTGGTTTGATACTCAAAGAGCTCATGCAAATATGTGGGAATTAGGCTATACTTATCAAAGAAAATGTTGGAATTATTCTTTAATGTATAGAGAAAGAATAGATCCTCAACTAACTAGTGGTGGTATTACAGCTAAAAACCAAAGTGGGATTTATTTTATTTTTAACTTCTATCCTTTAGGAGGTGTAAAATATGACTTTTCTATAGCAGAAAGCGAAAATAAAATTTAA
- a CDS encoding DNA-deoxyinosine glycosylase, with amino-acid sequence MNDFLNHPFKPFFNKDSKILILGSFPSIKSRQDGFYYQHPRNRFWPLLESLFHVKLDNITKQKQFLKEKNIALWDVLASCKIKKSDDKTISYAKANDLNLILKQAKIKAIFTTGQSAYKFFQKFHPHLQATSLPSSSPANLNFSFERLLENYKILKDYLESS; translated from the coding sequence ATGAATGATTTTTTAAACCATCCTTTTAAACCTTTTTTTAACAAAGATTCTAAAATTCTTATTTTAGGATCCTTTCCTTCTATAAAATCTAGACAAGATGGTTTTTATTACCAACACCCAAGAAATCGTTTTTGGCCCTTACTAGAAAGTCTTTTTCATGTAAAATTAGACAATATCACCAAACAAAAACAATTCTTAAAAGAAAAAAACATAGCACTTTGGGATGTCTTAGCTAGTTGTAAAATCAAAAAATCAGATGATAAAACCATAAGTTATGCAAAGGCAAATGATTTAAATCTCATTTTAAAACAAGCAAAAATTAAAGCCATTTTCACCACAGGACAAAGTGCTTATAAATTCTTTCAAAAATTCCATCCTCATTTACAAGCTACATCCCTTCCTTCAAGCTCTCCTGCGAATTTAAATTTTTCTTTTGAGAGGCTTTTAGAAAATTATAAAATACTTAAAGACTATTTAGAATCATCTTAA
- a CDS encoding major outer membrane protein, translated as MKLVKLSLVAALAASTFSLANASSLEEVIKDIDVSGVLRYRYDTANAWSGEDYFYGMSGKQAHKYRAQINLSSAIADNFKAFIQFDYSSTDGGYGEDSVANTSNTLNVRQLYLTYTNEDTNTNIIAGKQQLNTIWTDNGVDGLVGTGIKAVNNSIDGLTLAAFAIDSFNEQIPDTVASSGNNGGTQVSIVDRGNANGDSDISPVLNWDKNLYGAAAISSYELLGGQFDSQLWLAYMSDNAFLYALDLAYSTTIFDGINWNIQGTYLGNSLDNKLKDLLNNKAANGNFFALKGSIEFNAWDASLGGLYYGDKDKTTVTTIEDQGNLDLPGEEIFYTQGSRLNGDLGRNTYGYVTAGYTFNETVRVGGDFIYGGTKTFDNTGGKKLEAVARVNYKYSPKLNFSAFYSYVNVDTDPKDTHKDAVRLQALYKF; from the coding sequence ATGAAACTAGTTAAACTTAGTTTAGTAGCAGCTCTTGCTGCAAGTACTTTTTCATTGGCAAATGCTAGCTCACTTGAAGAAGTAATCAAAGATATTGATGTATCTGGGGTATTAAGATACCGCTACGACACAGCCAATGCTTGGAGTGGTGAAGACTATTTCTATGGTATGTCTGGCAAACAAGCTCACAAATACAGAGCACAAATCAATTTAAGCAGCGCTATAGCTGATAATTTCAAAGCTTTTATCCAATTTGACTATAGCTCAACAGATGGCGGTTATGGTGAAGATAGCGTAGCTAATACAAGCAATACTCTAAACGTACGCCAATTATACTTAACTTATACAAATGAAGATACTAATACAAATATCATTGCAGGTAAACAACAACTCAATACCATTTGGACTGATAATGGTGTTGATGGTTTAGTTGGAACAGGTATTAAAGCAGTAAATAACAGCATAGATGGTTTAACCCTAGCTGCTTTTGCAATAGATAGCTTTAATGAGCAAATACCAGATACAGTTGCTTCCTCAGGAAATAATGGTGGTACACAAGTTTCAATAGTTGATAGAGGTAATGCTAATGGAGATAGTGATATTAGCCCTGTTTTAAATTGGGATAAAAACCTTTATGGTGCTGCAGCTATTAGTTCTTATGAACTCTTAGGTGGACAATTTGATTCTCAATTATGGTTAGCTTATATGAGTGATAATGCTTTCTTATATGCTTTAGACCTAGCTTATAGCACAACTATTTTTGATGGGATCAATTGGAATATCCAAGGAACCTATTTAGGAAATTCTTTAGATAATAAACTTAAAGATCTCTTAAATAACAAAGCAGCAAATGGCAATTTCTTTGCTTTAAAAGGCTCTATTGAATTTAATGCTTGGGATGCAAGCTTAGGTGGTTTATACTATGGTGACAAAGATAAAACCACAGTAACCACTATAGAAGATCAAGGTAATCTTGATTTACCAGGTGAAGAAATTTTCTATACCCAAGGATCTAGACTAAATGGAGACTTAGGTAGAAATACTTATGGTTATGTAACAGCTGGTTATACTTTTAATGAAACTGTTCGCGTAGGTGGTGACTTCATATATGGAGGAACAAAAACTTTTGATAATACAGGTGGTAAAAAATTAGAAGCTGTTGCTAGAGTAAATTATAAATACTCTCCAAAACTTAACTTCTCAGCATTTTATTCTTATGTAAATGTTGATACAGATCCAAAAGATACTCATAAAGACGCTGTAAGACTTCAAGCTCTTTACAAATTCTAA
- the purD gene encoding phosphoribosylamine--glycine ligase, which translates to MKIMILGSGAREYSIALALKRVDENLEFYFAPGNGATKSLGTNLNLKDPVVLATYAKEKNFDLCIVGSESFLAEGIVDIFKQQKLAIFGPSKAAAMLETSKSFMKSFLKKYRIKTAKFLNTNDLEKAKTFIYSLTPPIVVKADGLCAGKGVIIAKTHEQAIKQTAQMLSGESFGDAGKLVVIEEFLDGFELSIFAICDGNDFILLPVAQDHKKLLDNDQGPNTGGMGAYAPSSLANESLLRKVQKDIILPTLAGMKKEGAEFCGVLFIGAMIVGNKPYVLEFNVRFGDPECEVLMPLIENPLELILAATQKRLKHTKVKIKKEYAVGVVCASQNYPYAHSPKSEITIKDIPKNTHISYAGVSLEDGKLMADGGRVLVCVGTGKSIQEAQENAYKLCDNVNFQGKQFRKDIAHQVLK; encoded by the coding sequence ATGAAAATAATGATTTTAGGTAGCGGTGCAAGAGAATATTCTATTGCTTTAGCCTTAAAAAGAGTGGATGAAAATTTAGAATTTTATTTTGCTCCAGGTAATGGCGCTACTAAAAGTCTTGGAACTAATTTAAACTTGAAAGATCCAGTAGTTTTAGCAACTTATGCAAAAGAAAAAAATTTTGATCTTTGTATTGTAGGAAGTGAAAGCTTTTTAGCCGAAGGTATTGTAGATATTTTTAAACAACAAAAACTTGCTATTTTTGGTCCAAGTAAGGCCGCTGCAATGCTTGAAACTTCAAAGTCTTTTATGAAAAGTTTTCTTAAAAAATATCGTATTAAAACCGCTAAATTTTTAAATACAAACGATCTAGAAAAAGCAAAAACTTTTATATATAGTCTAACCCCACCCATTGTAGTAAAAGCTGATGGACTTTGCGCAGGAAAAGGTGTAATCATAGCCAAAACCCACGAACAAGCTATAAAACAAACAGCTCAAATGCTTAGTGGTGAAAGTTTTGGTGATGCAGGAAAACTTGTTGTAATTGAAGAATTTTTAGACGGATTTGAATTAAGTATCTTTGCAATTTGCGATGGTAATGATTTTATCTTGCTTCCTGTAGCCCAAGATCATAAAAAATTACTCGATAACGATCAAGGACCAAACACTGGTGGCATGGGTGCTTATGCGCCTAGTTCTTTAGCAAATGAAAGTTTGCTTAGAAAAGTTCAAAAAGATATTATTTTACCAACCTTAGCAGGAATGAAAAAAGAAGGTGCTGAATTTTGTGGCGTTTTATTTATAGGTGCTATGATAGTTGGCAATAAACCTTATGTTTTAGAATTTAATGTACGTTTTGGGGATCCAGAATGCGAAGTCTTAATGCCTTTAATTGAAAATCCCCTAGAATTAATCTTAGCTGCTACTCAAAAACGTTTAAAACATACAAAAGTCAAAATCAAAAAAGAATACGCAGTAGGTGTTGTATGTGCAAGCCAAAATTATCCTTATGCTCATTCACCAAAAAGTGAAATTACCATTAAAGATATCCCTAAAAATACGCATATTTCTTATGCAGGAGTAAGTTTAGAAGATGGTAAATTAATGGCTGATGGAGGAAGAGTTTTAGTTTGTGTTGGAACAGGCAAAAGCATTCAAGAAGCACAAGAAAATGCTTATAAACTTTGCGATAATGTCAATTTTCAAGGCAAACAATTTAGAAAAGATATCGCACACCAGGTTCTTAAATGA
- a CDS encoding response regulator transcription factor, whose product MINVLMIEDNPDFAQLLSEYLAQFNIKITNFEDPKTALNVGVQGYGCLILDLTLPGIDGLEVCREIRQKSNIPIIISSARGDLSDKVVGLQIGADDYLPKPYDPKEMYARIMSLIRRTKRIEHTNNDNINSLFKINERRHEITYQDKALTLTPAEYEILEYLIQQHGYSISREQLVSRCKNLKDKDSKSLDVIIGRLRVKIGDSSKSPKHIFSVRGIGYKLIG is encoded by the coding sequence ATGATTAATGTGTTAATGATAGAAGATAATCCTGATTTTGCACAATTATTATCTGAGTACTTGGCTCAATTTAATATTAAAATCACAAATTTTGAAGATCCTAAAACTGCTTTAAATGTAGGTGTTCAAGGATATGGCTGTTTAATTTTAGATTTAACCCTACCAGGAATTGATGGTCTTGAAGTTTGTAGAGAAATCAGACAAAAAAGCAATATTCCCATCATTATCTCATCAGCTAGAGGTGATCTAAGTGATAAAGTTGTAGGACTTCAAATTGGTGCTGATGATTATTTACCAAAACCTTATGATCCAAAAGAAATGTATGCAAGAATCATGAGCCTTATTCGTCGTACAAAAAGAATCGAACATACCAATAATGATAATATTAATTCTCTTTTTAAAATCAATGAAAGAAGACATGAAATCACTTATCAAGATAAGGCTCTAACACTTACTCCTGCTGAATATGAAATTTTAGAATATCTTATCCAGCAACACGGATATAGTATTTCAAGAGAACAATTAGTAAGCCGTTGTAAGAATTTAAAAGATAAAGATTCTAAAAGTCTTGATGTTATTATAGGTCGTTTAAGAGTTAAAATAGGTGATAGCTCAAAGTCTCCTAAACATATTTTTTCTGTTAGAGGTATAGGGTATAAACTTATAGGATGA
- a CDS encoding polyribonucleotide nucleotidyltransferase, translated as MQYSIEINQNIEVFDINKVAKQASGAVLMRQGKSVILATLAREEKQVEEDFLPLTVQYIEKSYAAGKIPGGYIKRETKPSDIETLTARIIDRSLRPLFPKGYAYPTQIVVMVLSADPKQDLQVMSLNAASIALYLSDIPIKAPVCGVRIGKINGNLVLNPNNEEFKNSTLDLYVAGLKDDLLMIEMRSLAKQKENQDLNNLTDQTSTQEMNELSEDEILQALNLAQQAISNGSHAYEKTFSKHKKSSQIALKTPDEYPEILTFIEKNFEKEIKNAINQMAKSERTSHLDKIAKNILELDIAKTWDEEKILNALNKIKRKIIRSQILNERKRADNRALNEVRPISIETNILPNTHGSCLFTRGQTQALVVTTLGTENDAQMIDLLTEKNPISERFMVNYNFPGFSVGEASMIKAPGRRELGHGNLAKRALHPSIDENYPYVIRLVSEILESNGSSSMATVCGGSLALKAAGIPSLKLIAGVAMGLIFEENQYAILTDIMGLEDHDGDMDFKVAGSKDGITALQMDIKLGGITQEILKAALYQAKEARIHILNIMEEAAKNIIVNEEIIPKLELFKVDPSKIVDIIGQGGKTIKEIIDKFEVCIDLDREKGEVKITSSNNEQIQAAKNYILNLTSCKANKKNTKDKDLSDFELGQEYQGIIKKITSFGCFVELKNGIDGLLHHSKTQNQNLQENQSLKVKISEIKKGKISVDLCE; from the coding sequence ATGCAATATAGCATAGAAATTAATCAAAATATAGAAGTGTTTGATATAAACAAAGTTGCAAAACAAGCCTCTGGTGCTGTTTTAATGAGACAAGGTAAAAGCGTTATTTTAGCTACACTTGCAAGAGAAGAAAAACAAGTAGAAGAGGACTTTTTACCCTTAACAGTACAATATATCGAAAAAAGCTATGCTGCAGGAAAAATTCCAGGAGGCTATATCAAAAGAGAAACCAAACCTAGCGATATAGAAACATTAACAGCACGCATTATAGATAGAAGCTTACGCCCTCTTTTTCCAAAAGGCTATGCTTATCCAACACAAATTGTAGTTATGGTTCTTTCTGCTGATCCTAAACAAGATTTACAAGTTATGAGCTTAAATGCTGCAAGCATAGCACTTTATCTTAGCGATATTCCTATAAAAGCTCCAGTATGTGGTGTTCGCATAGGTAAAATTAATGGCAATTTAGTCCTTAATCCTAACAATGAAGAATTTAAAAATTCCACACTCGATCTTTATGTAGCAGGACTTAAAGATGATCTTTTAATGATAGAAATGAGATCTTTAGCCAAGCAAAAAGAAAATCAAGATCTTAACAATCTCACAGATCAAACTTCTACGCAAGAGATGAACGAATTAAGCGAAGATGAAATCTTACAAGCCTTAAATTTAGCCCAACAAGCCATATCCAATGGATCTCATGCTTATGAAAAAACCTTTAGCAAACACAAAAAATCTTCTCAAATCGCATTAAAAACCCCAGATGAATATCCTGAAATTTTAACCTTTATAGAAAAAAATTTCGAAAAAGAAATCAAAAATGCCATCAATCAAATGGCAAAAAGTGAAAGAACAAGCCACTTAGATAAAATTGCTAAAAATATTTTAGAACTTGATATTGCCAAAACATGGGATGAAGAAAAAATTTTAAATGCCCTCAATAAAATCAAACGCAAAATCATTCGATCTCAAATTTTAAACGAAAGAAAAAGAGCTGATAATAGAGCCTTAAATGAAGTACGTCCTATAAGCATAGAAACCAATATCTTACCTAATACACATGGATCTTGTCTTTTTACACGTGGACAAACCCAAGCTTTAGTAGTAACTACCCTAGGCACAGAAAATGATGCACAAATGATAGACTTGCTTACAGAAAAAAACCCTATTAGTGAACGCTTTATGGTAAATTATAATTTTCCTGGTTTTTCAGTAGGTGAAGCTAGTATGATTAAAGCACCTGGAAGAAGAGAATTAGGGCATGGCAATTTAGCCAAAAGAGCACTACATCCAAGCATAGATGAAAACTATCCTTATGTCATACGTTTAGTAAGTGAAATCTTAGAAAGCAATGGATCAAGTTCTATGGCAACAGTTTGTGGAGGATCTTTAGCCTTAAAAGCTGCAGGCATTCCTAGTTTAAAACTTATAGCAGGTGTAGCCATGGGACTCATCTTTGAAGAAAATCAATACGCCATCTTAACAGATATCATGGGACTTGAAGATCATGATGGAGATATGGATTTTAAAGTTGCTGGAAGTAAAGATGGTATTACTGCTTTACAAATGGATATAAAATTAGGTGGAATCACCCAAGAAATACTAAAAGCAGCCCTTTATCAAGCTAAAGAAGCAAGAATACATATTTTAAATATCATGGAAGAAGCTGCTAAAAACATCATAGTCAATGAAGAAATCATACCAAAACTTGAACTTTTTAAAGTAGATCCTTCAAAAATCGTTGATATTATAGGCCAAGGAGGAAAAACCATAAAAGAAATCATAGATAAGTTTGAAGTTTGCATAGACTTAGACCGCGAAAAAGGTGAAGTAAAAATTACAAGCAGTAACAATGAACAAATACAAGCAGCAAAAAATTATATTTTAAATCTTACCTCTTGCAAAGCAAATAAAAAAAATACCAAAGACAAAGATCTATCAGATTTTGAACTCGGACAAGAATACCAAGGCATTATTAAAAAAATCACTTCTTTTGGGTGCTTTGTAGAGCTTAAAAATGGGATTGATGGTTTATTGCATCATTCAAAAACTCAAAATCAAAACTTACAAGAAAACCAAAGCCTAAAAGTTAAAATCAGCGAAATAAAAAAGGGTAAAATTTCTGTGGATTTGTGTGAATGA